Proteins encoded by one window of Girardinichthys multiradiatus isolate DD_20200921_A chromosome 14, DD_fGirMul_XY1, whole genome shotgun sequence:
- the si:dkey-112a7.4 gene encoding calcium/calmodulin-dependent protein kinase II inhibitor 1, with amino-acid sequence MYGASGIPELIPHSGPPRQPGPAGQFNPGHPQGEGHDGGANPQRLGQRAPKLGQIGRTKKVDLDDEDLDDLMNNNGQCPVSLSPIS; translated from the exons ATGTACGGAGCTTCAGGCATCCCCGAGCTGATCCCACACAGCGGGCCTCCTCGCCAGCCCGGCCCGGCTGGGCAATTCAACCCGGGGCACCCGCAGGGGGAAGGACACGACGGTGGTGCGAACCCCCAGAGGCTCGGACAGAGGGCTCCGAAACTGGGTCAGATCGGTCGGACCAAAAAAG TGGACCTGGATGATGAAGACCTGGACGACCTCATGAACAACAATGGCCAGTGCCCCGTCTCCCTGTCACCGATCTCCTAA
- the cldn7a gene encoding claudin-7-A — translation MANSGIQLLGFFLSLVGIVGLIIGTILPQWKMSAYIGDNIITAVAMYQGLWMSCAFQSTGQLQCKIYDSILQLDSSLQATRALMIVGIIVSVTGLGVACMGMKCTTCGGGDKLRKSRVAMTGGIILLVGGLCAIVACSWFAHNVIRAFYNPYTPVNTKFEFGAAIFIAWGGAFLDVLGGAMLAASCPRKKQLSKYPNMAGSRSSPPSSNKEYV, via the exons ATGGCCAACTCCGGGATCCAGCTGCTGGgcttttttctgtctttggTCGGGATCGTGGGGCTGATCATCGGGACCATCCTGCCTCAGTGGAAGATGTCTGCGTACATCGGGGACAACATCATCACAGCCGTGGCAATGTACCAGGGACTGTGGATGTCCTGCGCCTTCCAGAGCACCGGGCAGCTGCAGTGCAAAATTTACGACTCCATCCTGCAGCTCGACA GTTCGCTCCAAGCAACTCGTGCCTTGATGATAGTTGGCATCATTGTGTCCGTCACGGGTCTGGGTGTGGCCTGTATGGGAATGAAGTGCACCACCTGTGGAGGAGGTGATAAACTGCGCAAGTCTCGCGTTGCCATGACAGGAGGCATTATTCTGCTTGTAGGAG GGCTTTGTGCCATTGTGGCGTGTTCTTGGTTTGCTCACAACGTCATCAGAGCTTTCTATAACCCTTACACTCCGGTCAACACGAA GTTTGAGTTTGGAGCAGCCATCTTCATTGCTTGGGGTGGTGCCTTCCTAGATGTTCTGGGTGGAGCCATGCTGGCCGCCTCCTGTCCAAGGAAGAAGCAGTTATCCAAGTACCCAAATATGGCCGGCTCTCGCTCCAGTCCACCTAGCAGCAATAAGGAATATGTCTGA